AATAATTGAATCTTTGGCTATCACTTGAAGTATTGACAAtgcatttttcttttgctttccttGTATACAGGGGCTCTAATATGAAAGATATGTGCAGGAGGTTGTGATAGCAAGTTGAGTGAAATTGCTTTGGAAATATTGCTAGAAATATTTCCAATTCTTTTTTCGTTATCAAGAATTAAGCTGCCGAACTTGCTCATTTCATACCATAAAAATCCGAAAAGGGATTTCAGTAGTTCTTTGCAATGAATtctgttttctttcctttaccTAGCTGCCAGTTTCTCTTACCTTGTCGTCAAAAACAACCCCAATGCATTCTAACCAACCGTGTCTGTCATCGGAACACCTACGtctctcctctttctctttcaTTTCCCTTTCTTTCACATCATTCTTTGCGTGCTCGCTTATCACCTGTTGGTGCTACAGTTCCATCAGATGAAGGAGTAGTTACTGAAGGAGTGGTGTCTGTAATCAACTTTGAAGATTTTGCTGAGAAAGATTGGTCATTTCTTGATTCAGATAATTTCAGTTCTGAAGAAGATAGGCTAAAGGTTGATCGCATTATATCCGCAGGAGAGATTCAAGAAACATCTAGGGTTATGGTTTCAGTTGGTTCTGAAGCATTTGTGGATCAATTGGTGGAATCATCACCATGCAGTCTGTTGCTTGTTGTCCATGATTCACTTTTTGTGTTGGCCGGcattaaagaaaaatatgacAAGGTTAAGTGTTGGCAAGGAGAATTGATATATGTACCTGATAAGTGGGCTCCTTTAGATGTTGTGTTTCTCTATTTCCTTCCAGCCGTGCCCTTTAACCTTGGACAGGTGTTTGGGGCAGTTGCAAACTGTTTTTCTCCAGGTAATTTTCATAATTGGATCAATATTTCTTTGCATAGATGTCATGTGCTATTTTACTGATTCTTAATGAAGTGTTATTTATTGCCTTGGAGTACTATCTTTTGTTAGATGACTTAGTGAGGGTCCTATATTCTCTTAATATGTGTACTTTCCTATCTAAAACCAAACATTGTGAGTTTCATATTAGAAATACAaaagtgaagaaaagaaaagtttggAGACGGAATTCTAGCATTGGCTGCTGCATTCTTTGACAGCTCATAGTTCTGAGTTTTTCTGTTTCTTGTTTAGGTGCAAGACTGGTTATCAGCCATCCCCAAGGAAGAGATGTTTTAGAGAAACAACGGCAACAATATCCAGATGTTATAACTTCTGACTTGCCTGAGAAGAGAACTCTAAAGGAAGTTGCAGCAGAACATTTTTTTGAATTAACTGACTATGTCGATGAGCAGGGCCTTTATCTTGCTGTATTGAAGTTTGTGGGGGCAAGTTGATGATGGATGTAAACATCACAATTTCATTAGCAAGGAACAGTGGATTCAACTCTATGGATTCAAATTTATATGTTTCAACCGGCTTTTAGTCCATTTATTGACTATGCAAAGTTTTGATGATTTAATTCTTTTCAGCACTACAGCCTGCATCCCAGTTTCGGGTTTTTGAATAAGTTCCCCTCTTGTTATTTTGCCATTTTGATTTTGGCTCAAGTGAGTTGGGAGTGGGATGAGTACTGGGTTGGAGGTCCAAAAAGATTTCTGATCAACCAGATTGGAATTTAATTGTTGCCAAGTTGAAAGTAGATTTCACATGTCTATCTTCTGGTCTGGAGGATTGGATTAAGTGTGAGACCACCTACCATTTCATCAAAAACTGAAGTCCCACTTCAACTATTTTGCAGGCCATTGCAACTATAACATGAAAACATTGGCCCTTTCTGCATACAACTAGCCAGCACGTTAAGATCATCTCTGGCCGACAACAAAAAGACAACGAACTTGAGAGttaaaaagataaaattgaAAGTTTATCAATGTACTATTGGAATCTGCAATGCATCAATGTACAGTATGTACTATTGCGATAGTTTGTCACTGCACAAATTAACGTATGGAGTTGCACTGTTGTATGTAGTTTACTATCACCATAAAGAGTCATATTTTTACTACCAAAATTTAATATATTGATACattaaaaaagtaaaagaacATAACACAATGATATGTTAAATGGTTTGAAACTACGGAATCTCTTCTCTGCACCCAGCAGTGCAAGCAACTCATAACACCTATTAGGTGATCTTAGCCCTTGATATATGTAGTCAACTCTTTTTTTAATAACCAAAAAGTGTACTTGATATTATCCAGTCATTCATTCATACTGGTACAAGTGCACTTTGATGCTCTATATCTCTTAACGTGTCAGGTGAATCAtttgcaaaatgtcaaattgTCACAAaggccgtgaaaaagaaatttgagatcttcatatgcttttcataaaaaCAATTGAAAGTCAAAAATGAACTCATTTTGGAATAAATGTTATCGGATGCTCTTAGAAAACAAGTGAAATTCAATGTAGACTAATCGATTTGGTTATAAGGGATCTTAGGAGCCAAGAGGAGACGAATAGTCTCATCTTGATATTTAAGGTTGAACACTATGTCCATCTTGATTAATGACAGGTACACCGAAATCTGAAACATCCATCTCCAAGTTCCAAAACCACCAGATGCATATAACCATGCCTGCACTTCCGTTTCAATTTCAAAAGAAATGGATGTCAATGAAATGTAAACCAGATTGTCCAGGGCCCTGGGGGTGATAAGAGACTTGCTGTAAACTAATTCGAAGATTTTATGCAACAGGAGAAAGAATTACAGTATGCATAATAATAACAAATTGCATAGTAGAATACCAAAATGAAATTGATTCTCAAAAAGTTTGCaccaaggaaaataataaatcaCTTCCTCATCATAAGTCCAATAATTGTCATCACTCATCAGCAACAGAATTCCACTAATTAACTGACTGTTTTTAGGAGGCACAAAATCCCAAAACAGAATTCAAAAGCTATGATTGTATGGCTGCAAAATATCAAGAAATTTTCATACCAATAAATTCATCTTCATTAATAATAAAAACCTGACCTCTACAGAACCTTCAAACATTGTAACACTCTTCAACCTTTTTGCTCTCTTACTATAGGAAAAACAAATGGGACAAATTGAATAACTGTAAAGAAACTATAAGctaaaattggaacttttcaGAGGAAGATTATTGTGTACCAAAAACCAAGCACCTCAAACCTTCATTACCAGATAAGAAGACAGGGACTGAATTCCTGAACAGCCACCTCATACCTTCTTAGTACTACATTAGAAGAATGTAAACCTCATGCCATTGCTTGCTGCAAACAGGTTGTATTCTTCCATAGTAGCCTCCTTATTGCATGCATGATCATTCTCAATATGATCTGAACATTTTATAGGAAAATCCCGAACAATCTCTTCTTGCGAAGGCATAGAATTTGAATTACATCCACTTGAAAGAGCAACGGGACCACCAAAATGGAATAAAGAAAAGCCACCGTTGTCCATATGTAATTTGCCAGAATTATCATCATGTGCTCCTTCTCCACTTGACGCTGCTTGCATAGAATGATGTCCAGTTCCATCCAAACTCTCTGTATTAGCTTCATTAGGAGATTCTTGCACACCTGACTTGGAAATTTGGGACTGCTCCTCCGTATTGATGAGTGGTTGATACATTGGAACCGCGGTAGGCGTAAACAAGGGAGTAGGTAGCTGCTGCATAGGACTATACTGCATGCAGAAACCTGAGTTTCCATTAATACCATACCCAAGGGGGCTAGCATATAAATAGTGGTTGGGATGAGTAAACGGCAATAATCCATTGGTTGGAGCAGGCGGCCATGAAACTGGACTTTGGTGATAGTAACCCATGGTCGAAGGAGCTTGAAACACAGGAAAGTGTACATTTTGGTTTTGCATCGTAGGAAGCATGCTTTGCTGCTGGGAACCCAAGCTAGCAGCAGATATTCCATTATCAAAACTCTGAACATTTGTCAATGGATTAGTCCCCCCATTCGGTGGAAGACCTGTCAATTCCCTGCTTTCTGTAAGCTCCCTTCTCTTCACATTCGGATTATTCTCAATACCAACTTCATTGCACTCTGTAAAACCATTTGGAATGCATACAGAAGTTTCTTTTCCTCCTGATTGCTGGCTCGCATCTTCTGAATCTGAGGTGGATGAAGATTCCTGATTTCCATGATTAGATGAGGTCGTGTTGCTGTCCCCCTCACTTAGGCATGATGAGCAATTATCAGAATTAGAAGTGCTGTTCACAATGGGATCAGATATTCCATTCTCCTCATAAGAACCTTGCATCGAGTTGCAAGAATCCGGTGCTCTTGTACAAAGTCCATTCTGGCAACTGACATCCATTTCGACACTGCACATGCTAGATTCCTTTGAATTATTATCCTCATAAATTTCACCTGTATCTGCGCCAACTTCACCCCTACATAAGTCACCAGATGACTTGACGATTTTACTTGTAGGTTCTTCGGCCTTGAAAGCAGATGAACTTAAGGTAACATCAGAATCTGAGTTACTCCGAGGATACTTTTTCTGTGCCTCCATGGGCTCCCAAATTTTCTTGGGATGAAGCAAATCTCTAGAAGGATTGTCCCCAGAATTGACTTTGCTTTTGGGCCTTGCACAACTATCACGCATGTCCATTTGGTTATACCTATTACCACGATAGAATTGCTTGGACATATCTAATGCAGATTCTGACTTGCTTGCAGTTTTGGTCTCCCAGCACACTCTGGCAGGAAAAACATGTGGCTCAACCTTCGCCCTATATTCGGTGCTCTTGTTGCAGCTGCAAGAATTGAAGTCATATCTGTCACTCAGCCTGTTGCTAGAACAGGGAAACTTGTCGGTAAACTTAGGACCACAATGTCGACCATTCAACTTTGGGCCATTTACTCTTAATTGCCTGTTTGATCCATTAATGCCCCTTGCTGGAGTCTCAAAACTATCACCACTACATCTCGACTCAGATCTATTAACCACAGGAGCAGCATCAGAAACAGCAGCATACCGGCGTCTGTCAGACCACTTCAATGATGTATCCTGTTGAACTTCTCTCCTAAATTTTAATCTCCGTCGGGAAAACTTTGATTGCTCAACTGTAAAAGAATCTGTACCACCTTTCCCATTGGTAATTTCCCCATCAGGACTTTCAAAGCAGGGGTCgtcgaattttgaaataatgaAACCATTTTGGAATTGTACATCTGGAATTTCAGGAGAACCAGGCCTAGATAGAACACTCTCACCAGCTTCACTAACTGAATCCATGCAGCTAATGGTACTATTGGGGTCCTCATCAACAATCAGAGATGATTCTTCCTTTGAGGAAACAGGGTAAACAGGCATTTCATATTCTTCGGAACCTTTCTGATCTTTGTCCTTTTCTTTCCCTTTCATTCTCTCCTTTCTTCGcagttttttctctctttcttttgtcCTTCTCCTCTCCTtgcgttcttcttcttcacgcttttctttttcctcctcttctaGAAGTTTCATCTGTAGGGAAAAATTACAGATGTCAGTATTTCTCCTGAAAATGGGCTCTCCTAGTTTTCCTCCCTAATATCTTATCtgtaaatataacaaaatataagacCTGCTTTTCTAGAGTAATTATATCTTTGCAAGCAACATGGACTCGTTCTTCCAGAAGCTTTAGTGCAAGACAAACAAAGATGCTATGTGCATTTTGGCGTGCTGTTCCTTCTCTAAATGCTTTCTCCACCTGAAAAGACAGCATTCACAATCAAACATGGAATATGTATTCTTTTAATCACATACAATGTGCATACTGAGACATATGCCAGTATCATACAAGCAAATAATGAATAGTTTCACGATGTTGCCAAcacatcttttttcttcttttagaaATATAACAGTATGGTGCGAAGACATCTTTATTGGTGCCCAGAAATCAAACTTCAGAATCTCTGGTACAAGGACAAATTATAAACATTTTTGTAGCCATTCAACTTTCATATTTCCtccttccttttttattttttattttttcatttttttttttttgtaagattGAAACCTGAAAGTcgaacctagttcctccaaggAAATGCAACTTAAAAAACAGCTAATAGAAGCAAAAGGTTAACGTATGATCACCCAAAAATTTAACTAGTTTATGAAAACAAGATCAGCAAACTGAACGTGCCTGTTCCTTGAAAATAACAGTTGCAGCATCTAGAAGAAATTCTCGAGCAAGTTCAGGACTCTTCGCATGTTTTTGTGGACGGGAGCATTCTCCATCCAAATCATTTCCATCCTTGTCCATGGAATCATCATCCTGAAAGAATCCATCAGATAAAATGATCGATCAGTTTAATCCTCACTAGACAGAAGTCTGGTTTGCCGGAGAGAAGGTAGATAAGAAGCTTTCGGAATCTAAactacctcttcttcctctgcttCTTCAGCATGCTCAAAAAACCTTCTGATACTTTCTCCTCTTGTAATTGTTACATAGCCATCCCCCACTATAAGCCTGCAGTGAACACATTGTTGACCCTTCAAAGCATGGGCTTTTACAGAAAGCTCAGTGCAACGACCATCTAGTTTCCAAGCCCTCAGGGTGATAAAGCAGGCACTTAAACCACCAAGATCAAGGCCATTGACCTTAACACTCCCGTTCATGCCAACattttcaaattccaaaatGTCTGATTTTCCCTCGCCTGTTCCAACTGCCCACTCAAAGTGATGATACGTCCCAACAGTGTCTGCAAAAGTATGGCGCCAATCAGCTTGTACCATGCCATCAGATACCTGCAATAAAATACATGAGACCAAACACTTTATCTATCTATATttctcaaaaaacaaaaacaaaaaacaaaaaagggtcACATTAACTACACTTCATATAAAATATTGAAATAATAATTAGATGAGGCTGCAGAAATATATGGTCCAGCTATCAAGATTAATTATCTGATCAAGTTTCTCTTGGATGACTGACTTGGAGAAAACAACAGCCACAACAGAAAACAGAGAAAACTCGAGCATTAACAAAATATATGATGCCACACCTCATATTGGAAGGTAGTATCAGCAACACAAAACCAATTAGTGCAGCGAGGTTCCTTCCGCAAGCGCTTCAGCTCCTTTAGCTCCTTGAACTCACGGATAACATTTCTTCTGCAATCTCTGCAAAATCTCTTGCTATCAAACCTGTAACAAAAATATGATTAATAGACAAACTCAAAGAATCTCAGATGGTCTTATTAGAATAGTCAACATGCATTAAGAGGAATTGATGAGGACTTTGGAGATATCACAACTTAAGGAACTAACTGATCTACAACATAACTCCTCGTTGATCAGTTCTAATTGGGACCAAAAAAATCTACAACTTCAGGCAAGATACAAAATGTGAACATTTGTGAGTGACAACACACTGGTTGTTTAATTTTTTGCACACAATGAAATAAATCCAGGAAAGAACAACTAGAGCATAGAGTTGTGAGAATAAAACAACATTATGCCAGTCATTGGGAATAGGGCATCCGTTTCAAAAATTTTAGGCCATCAAGTGTCATGCCATAAATTACAACATGtgatttcaaattgttttctttCAACTAGAAAAGAGAACATCCACAAGACTAAAGGTCCATCAACATAGACAAGCAAGCAACCAAATGAAATGAAACAAGCCGGCCACAGTAAAGGGAACATAGCTAAGGTGCCCACAAGGAGGCCTCAAGTCTAAAGGTCCATCAACATAGACAAGCAAGCAACcaaacaaaatgaaacaagcCGGCCACAGTAAAGGGAACATAGCTAAGGTGCCCACAAGGAGGTAATCAATCTCATTTAGTCCCAAATAAAATCCAACTCTTTCTTCCTACCTTCTATTCCTTTCTATCTAGACAACCTAGACAGAGGCCAGTACAAAAAAGCATCCCAAAAATACCTCTATCTTTCGTGGAAAGACCCAATCCAAGCTTCAGATCTCTATTGACTAATGAGCAAGTTTAAAGGATATGCTCGCCTGATTGGTTTACTCAATGATCACCAATGAGAACAAAACAGATGGATTCTCTTGTTAAGCATATCACAAGTACTAATTTTACAGAGAAacacagaaaataaaaagattaaAATCTAGTAGCTCTTCGAGTCTTCCCAACTATGTCATTATGACCAGAAATCAGATCTCTAACATCATGAGAAAAAGGGGCTAATTATTAATAATCCTTTCTCTCCTCATTCACTTTTTAATCCTCCTTCCAAGATTGGAGAATCCTACCTTTTAGAATGCAATAGACATCAAGGGATATTGTTTATCACGCACCACAACAACCACTTACCAAACAACACTTGCTTTCTTTTTATAAGTTACCAATAGCTAAACCTTCCCTCATCACTTCCCTCCTTCAGTTCTCAATCCTCCTAACCGCCTATTTTGGTAATTTCATAAGAGAAATGAAATGTGTTGGGAGGCTACTCAAAAGTCCTCCATACCTCCTTTCTAGTATTTAAATTATCCAAAGTTGTGGTCCAAGCATTTCATAGATACTACAGATGCTATACAGGCTCCATCATCAAGTGGTCCACTATGACAAGTCCATCTCTCAATCCCTTGGACCAAACACTGAGATCAGGAAGATACATATATAGAGCAAAAGTAATCTTTATATAAGAGCATGCTTGCCCCTAAAAAGATTACTTTCTTTTAACTCAACTGCATATATCTGCTTCGGAATTTGAAACACCTATCATTAACTTAATTGGAGATTGAACCCAAGTACAGAGTAATCTAAGAAACGAGTATGTGTCAGCCCTATCTTTTTCTTTGATGCCCAGAAACCCTTCAAAACTGCTTTGCTGACCCAAATTCGAGAATGGGTCTCCTATGTAGCCCTGCAATCTTTAGGAGACAGAAACTCTAACTGGTACCTAGTTCCTTGAACGGGAAAGCAAATATCTGCGTGAGCCATATGTCAACAGTGCACTAGCTAATATTGGACATATGTTATAGGTAAAAGACATTCCTCTTCCCAGTCTGTTTTAGCAGTCTGAACGTACTCAATATCAGTCGGCACTAACTATGCAGTTCCAATAACAGAAACTTGCTCCAATACCCATTACTAAATATATAATGCTCACACTGTTTTATATTGAACTTTCATGCAGAGAAGATAAAAGAAGTAGCCAAACACCTGTACATGAGCCTCTCAATGAAATCCTCTTCCTTCATCCTAAGAAGAGACTGCCGAGTTTCTTCTCCAAGTGCGGACCAGAAATCCACTAATGTATCACAAGAAAGCCTGGCAGTGTGCAACGCACATGTTTCCCGTGTTCCATGTCCTCTGCCATAACTCGCCATTCCTTGGCTTATCCAACCTCGACCTCCCCCACCACAGGCATCAGGATAAAGTAATTCACGTTCTCGCTCCCTTGCACGTGCACTGTCAAACACCTGATTCAAACAGCACATCAGCTACTTGGATGAAAATGGATAATACTTTGATCTcatgaataaaaaaattaagagaACTTACATTTTGAAGCCCCTTGAGGGACTTACAATACAAGTAGCAATCCATGAGTGTTAAAGACCCCTCACGTGTAATGGTTAGACCACCCCAAGGATGGACAGATGGATCAGGGATTTCATCATGGCACCCATTAGTAATGCTTGTACCGTCCTTTTGACTTTTTGAGACCTTTGATCTGTTGCAGGAAAGTTGCCCACCTGCACCCTCCTGCTTCAAAGACTTTCCATACATGACAATCTGCAAAAAGCCTTCAAGCAGTAACCCATTGCATCTAGAGCAGTACATGTTCTTACGAGCTTGTTCAAAAAGGGTGTGCTTGTCAATCCTGAGAAGTTTCTGCCGAGCTTGTGGTGACAGCTCACTCCAAAACTATGTCCATAGTAAAAATCACTTTGTCAGGGACTAGTGCCGTCATTCAATGAgtcaaaaatgaaagaaaaaaattataatttatctCAGATTACTACCAAGGCACTTTCTCCTTCAAGCCAATTGAAGGAACCAGAGTTTTGAATCAGCAAAACTAGGGAAATAATATCAAGATTTAACAAGCACATTTTTTCTACCTATCAAAGTTCCTTTAGCAAGCGTCTGTTTTGGTTCCTTTAGCATGTGACTATGTAAACGATACACTAAACTAAGCGAGGGTGCATTACACTTGGTATAACCAGATGCTCCGCTTTAATTAGCACCCCAGGAATAACGAAAAGTGCAGCGTTTCTTTCATttgttttatgtgtttatccGTCATGACCTGAGCTATTCGGGCACAGAATCCTGATTCACAAACTCTTGATACACTTGACATTACTCAATAACCACACATACACATGTTCGGCGGATCCAGAATTAAACAAAACACTGATATTCCAATCGAAAACTAACCCTTCCAACACACAGAGAGAAACTCAACAACACCTCCATCAAATTATAAGATCCAATTCAAACTCTAATCACCCACAAAACTCATCAAAACGAAACACAGCGCACAAAAGTGATCCATACCAATCTCAAACCCATTGGGCAAGCATATATTCAATGAATTCGAGTACCTTCTGGAGCTGATTGTAGCTGACATCGTCGCGATGCTTGGACCAAAACCCATTGGGGGAGGAGAGTGTGTAAATGGGGGAAGCCCCATCACTGAATTGGTCGTCCCTGTGAGCTAAGCCAGGCATTTTGGGTTCAAGCTCTCATAGAATTCTCATCCACGCACCATTTCGGGTTCACGGATCCAATCCGATCAAAAACCAAGCATTCGATCAAAACCGGGACTGGAGAACGGAATTGAATCAATGGAGGATCAATTTGGGAACGATAGATCGACGAGTCGGACAATCGTGGATCGAAACGAACAGCGCTGGAGGTGAATCGGATTGGAATGGTGGGTTGGATTGAATTGGATTGGAATGGGAGGTATTAGTGAGGAAGAGAGATTCAGATAGAGGAAAAGGAGGGACGTGAGGGGGGTTTtggtttggggggggggggacgaTGAGATTTGGTGCTGCAGCGCTGCTTTGTATGTatttgtagagagagagaatggactCATTGTAAGGGAGAAACGCGGTTAAAAACCATATCACCTTAACGTTACGGTTCAACattgttaatcatgtttttcttaaatattatatatatattttacttcTTTATTTCTTGTCTGAAATATAGGAATGAAATTGTGTAGTTGATAGTTTTGACCCTTTTGATGAATTCAAGATTGTGAGAAAAGAGAATGATGTCAttaattgtcattttgatgtaatttgtGGTTAGTCAGAAATGCACGTGGTAAAAGGGTTAAAAACAACGGAGACTAGGGATGGTAAATAGGTTAGAGTTGGGATTAGCTTTAAGAGTTTTGATTCTCACCAAGATATTGTACCTAGTGTGTCAACATCAagttaattagttttttttctttttcatttcatcATATTGTAAGTTGTGACTATACATCAAAATTTTAACTTAGTAATCGTCTCATAAACGCTAATTGAACAATTTATAACATTATAATTGCTTCATAAATGCTTATTAAATGATAAGTGTTTACATAATTGATACATGATCAGACGCTTTTAGGATCGGAATTGCAATTCTTTACTTTCTTTTCATAAAGGGCAAAATTTAAACCTAGGACTAACCACCAGActaaccaccacaggtggtaaGAGCCTCTAGGTGTGGAACCTCCACACCCGGATTTGAATCTCGCTGATACTGATTAGAGTTACATTTCAatctattcttggtggccagagaggaggaagagttATAACATGATCCCCCGACATGaattagtctctgggcctaggaagctttTGAGAAACTATGTGATCTAGTCAtgttgataaaaataaataaaataaaaaaaccaccACTAACTTTTAGTCCTCTTTTGTTTCATGGATTGGAGGCTTGAAACCGAAAAATGTTTTTCCTTACTTGGTAAGTGCAACACACGGAAAGAGATTCCTAATGTAAggaaaaataaagggaaaatgtccatttacccaaatttgagttacactaacctcatttacccaaacatcttataagattgcccacttgcccaacaaattacatattttttgccctaattcccaattaagttattttttaaattattatttttttttttttgggataattttgccctctctccctttgtcacttagagagagagagacttcacCGGACTCCGGAATCCAGTGACCGACCGCTAAAATTCGATGACCGACCGCTGGAATCCGGTGACCGGTCACCGGCAGCTGAAATCCAGCGACCAGTGTCCTGTTTTATTGCACCTCAATAAACTGTTTATTAaccccaataaattttttattgcctcccaataaactttttattgccccccaatagaaatTTATTGGGGTTAATAAAAGTCTCTGGCGACCTTTTTGAGAACTTCCGGCAACCTCCGaaccggtgaccggagtccggTGTcctattttattgcccccccaataaactttattgtccccaataatacccaataaacattttattgccccccaatcaactttataaaaatttattgggaggTAATAAAAGTCTCTGGTGACCTGTTTGGAAACCTCCTGCGGCCGGTTACAGGTGACTGGATTCTGGCGGCCGATTACCAGAGTCTGGAgaccggcgaccggtgaccggattctggcAACAGGTGATAGCAGTCAGGCGAGGTCTtcaatgatttttttaattatttaaagggcaaacttgtctttttacatttaaattgggtaagtggacaCACAAATCTTTTAGCGAAGTAAGTGGACATTTATTGGAcccaaattgggtaaatggtcaaGAGCCCAAAAATAAGAGGGAAATGATCCTACTTGGgaattcttttctcttctcattTCTTCAACATATAATAATTGTAATATCAATCTTGTCCCAAAGTAATATAATAGATTTTATTGCTTCCCATTGTTAGCGATTATCACTGTGTGAATCATAATGTCTTATCCCCGTGTGAATTATAATGTCTTATCCCCATGAAAATAACAAATGAATATTTTTCCCCATTAAAATCAATCACTAATATTTACATAATTAGCAAATATCACTGATTTTCATACATAAATgtgattttatatattttattttttgagttgTGAGGATGACTTCAGAATGAGCAGGACATAGTgatttttttgggttttaacACTCTAAACATGCATTTAGAGTAGTTGAATACGACCGAGCTGCTGTATAATAGTCTTTGTGGTACAACACACCAATTTTCAATTCCATAAACCTCCAGAAGGGCTAAACGGACGAGATAGTGTGTAATATCTTTTGTGTCGTGACACCGGCTCTAGGAAGTATGACATTAAATGAAAACTATCACTAATCCTTACCAGTTGTTGGTGATATTATTTTCTAGTGAGAATGTAGTTGGCTTCATGTCTAGTTATCAAATTTGGTATTTGAACCATATACTACTCATACATCTACCAATATTTACATTGGCGAATGTTTTACTTATTTAGTCAGGATATAATTTTATTCAACTATAGCTTATCATataaatgattttcaaacctaATTAGGGTTGTTGTTCCATGTTGTGCATATGAGGATGAATCAAGCTCACCCTTACCGCAGTTACATTTGTAGCTATTGTGCACAAGAATTCAAAAGAAG
Above is a genomic segment from Rosa chinensis cultivar Old Blush chromosome 3, RchiOBHm-V2, whole genome shotgun sequence containing:
- the LOC112193900 gene encoding uncharacterized protein LOC112193900 isoform X2, whose protein sequence is MYCSRCNGLLLEGFLQIVMYGKSLKQEGAGGQLSCNRSKVSKSQKDGTSITNGCHDEIPDPSVHPWGGLTITREGSLTLMDCYLYCKSLKGLQNVFDSARARERERELLYPDACGGGGRGWISQGMASYGRGHGTRETCALHTARLSCDTLVDFWSALGEETRQSLLRMKEEDFIERLMYRFDSKRFCRDCRRNVIREFKELKELKRLRKEPRCTNWFCVADTTFQYEVSDGMVQADWRHTFADTVGTYHHFEWAVGTGEGKSDILEFENVGMNGSVKVNGLDLGGLSACFITLRAWKLDGRCTELSVKAHALKGQQCVHCRLIVGDGYVTITRGESIRRFFEHAEEAEEEEDDDSMDKDGNDLDGECSRPQKHAKSPELAREFLLDAATVIFKEQVEKAFREGTARQNAHSIFVCLALKLLEERVHVACKDIITLEKQMKLLEEEEKEKREEEERKERRRTKEREKKLRRKERMKGKEKDKDQKGSEEYEMPVYPVSSKEESSLIVDEDPNSTISCMDSVSEAGESVLSRPGSPEIPDVQFQNGFIISKFDDPCFESPDGEITNGKGGTDSFTVEQSKFSRRRLKFRREVQQDTSLKWSDRRRYAAVSDAAPVVNRSESRCSGDSFETPARGINGSNRQLRVNGPKLNGRHCGPKFTDKFPCSSNRLSDRYDFNSCSCNKSTEYRAKVEPHVFPARVCWETKTASKSESALDMSKQFYRGNRYNQMDMRDSCARPKSKVNSGDNPSRDLLHPKKIWEPMEAQKKYPRSNSDSDVTLSSSAFKAEEPTSKIVKSSGDLCRGEVGADTGEIYEDNNSKESSMCSVEMDVSCQNGLCTRAPDSCNSMQGSYEENGISDPIVNSTSNSDNCSSCLSEGDSNTTSSNHGNQESSSTSDSEDASQQSGGKETSVCIPNGFTECNEVGIENNPNVKRRELTESRELTGLPPNGGTNPLTNVQSFDNGISAASLGSQQQSMLPTMQNQNVHFPVFQAPSTMGYYHQSPVSWPPAPTNGLLPFTHPNHYLYASPLGYGINGNSGFCMQYSPMQQLPTPLFTPTAVPMYQPLINTEEQSQISKSGVQESPNEANTESLDGTGHHSMQAASSGEGAHDDNSGKLHMDNGGFSLFHFGGPVALSSGCNSNSMPSQEEIVRDFPIKCSDHIENDHACNKEATMEEYNLFAASNGMRFTFF
- the LOC112193900 gene encoding uncharacterized protein LOC112193900 isoform X3: MGLPPFTHSPPPMGFGPSIATMSATISSRRFDSKRFCRDCRRNVIREFKELKELKRLRKEPRCTNWFCVADTTFQYEVSDGMVQADWRHTFADTVGTYHHFEWAVGTGEGKSDILEFENVGMNGSVKVNGLDLGGLSACFITLRAWKLDGRCTELSVKAHALKGQQCVHCRLIVGDGYVTITRGESIRRFFEHAEEAEEEEDDDSMDKDGNDLDGECSRPQKHAKSPELAREFLLDAATVIFKEQVEKAFREGTARQNAHSIFVCLALKLLEERVHVACKDIITLEKQMKLLEEEEKEKREEEERKERRRTKEREKKLRRKERMKGKEKDKDQKGSEEYEMPVYPVSSKEESSLIVDEDPNSTISCMDSVSEAGESVLSRPGSPEIPDVQFQNGFIISKFDDPCFESPDGEITNGKGGTDSFTVEQSKFSRRRLKFRREVQQDTSLKWSDRRRYAAVSDAAPVVNRSESRCSGDSFETPARGINGSNRQLRVNGPKLNGRHCGPKFTDKFPCSSNRLSDRYDFNSCSCNKSTEYRAKVEPHVFPARVCWETKTASKSESALDMSKQFYRGNRYNQMDMRDSCARPKSKVNSGDNPSRDLLHPKKIWEPMEAQKKYPRSNSDSDVTLSSSAFKAEEPTSKIVKSSGDLCRGEVGADTGEIYEDNNSKESSMCSVEMDVSCQNGLCTRAPDSCNSMQGSYEENGISDPIVNSTSNSDNCSSCLSEGDSNTTSSNHGNQESSSTSDSEDASQQSGGKETSVCIPNGFTECNEVGIENNPNVKRRELTESRELTGLPPNGGTNPLTNVQSFDNGISAASLGSQQQSMLPTMQNQNVHFPVFQAPSTMGYYHQSPVSWPPAPTNGLLPFTHPNHYLYASPLGYGINGNSGFCMQYSPMQQLPTPLFTPTAVPMYQPLINTEEQSQISKSGVQESPNEANTESLDGTGHHSMQAASSGEGAHDDNSGKLHMDNGGFSLFHFGGPVALSSGCNSNSMPSQEEIVRDFPIKCSDHIENDHACNKEATMEEYNLFAASNGMRFTFF